The Saccharomonospora glauca K62 genome has a segment encoding these proteins:
- a CDS encoding Ppx/GppA phosphatase family protein, which produces MTTRGTVAVLDVGCFSARLLAVDRGGSLLEPVVSHKTRLRLDRALDASGRLRAEGVEAVVSAVRVAGEVARQHGIEDVFCLATSSIRDARNANEVISRVESDTGRSLRFLSGTDEARLSYRAARAWFGVGVGPLSVLDIGGGTLELAAGRGMHADFARSLPLGARETTRAWRLDTDRPSEDTIEALRNHAIEEIREALGEDEARLREFGTVGCSKMLRQLAVLAGRRRKGAVKTRELHLEDVRRVIPRLAALPPSRRAELPGISRPRARQSLAGAVVAEALLTVFGGPAVICPWSTTHGVLLALMENPDALRERPGGRVNAA; this is translated from the coding sequence GTGACGACAAGGGGCACGGTGGCCGTGCTCGACGTGGGGTGCTTCAGTGCGCGGCTGCTGGCGGTGGACCGCGGCGGGTCCCTGTTGGAACCCGTGGTGAGCCACAAGACCCGGCTCCGCCTCGACCGGGCGCTCGACGCCTCGGGGCGGTTGCGCGCCGAAGGGGTGGAGGCGGTCGTCTCCGCCGTCCGCGTGGCCGGTGAGGTGGCGCGGCAACACGGCATCGAGGACGTGTTCTGCCTCGCGACGTCGTCGATCCGGGACGCCCGTAACGCGAACGAGGTGATCTCACGGGTTGAGTCCGACACCGGACGGAGCCTGCGGTTCCTCAGCGGCACCGACGAGGCTCGCCTGTCCTACCGGGCCGCGCGTGCCTGGTTCGGGGTCGGTGTCGGCCCCCTGTCGGTCCTCGACATCGGCGGCGGCACGCTCGAACTGGCGGCCGGTCGCGGGATGCACGCCGACTTCGCCCGGTCGCTGCCCCTCGGGGCTCGGGAGACCACGCGGGCCTGGCGGCTCGACACCGACCGCCCCTCGGAGGACACCATCGAGGCGCTGCGCAACCACGCCATCGAGGAGATCCGCGAGGCGCTCGGCGAGGACGAGGCGCGGCTGCGCGAGTTCGGCACCGTGGGCTGCTCGAAGATGCTGCGCCAGCTGGCCGTCCTGGCGGGGCGGCGTCGCAAGGGCGCTGTGAAGACCAGGGAGCTGCATCTCGAAGACGTTCGGAGGGTGATCCCCCGGCTGGCGGCCCTGCCGCCGTCGCGGCGTGCCGAACTTCCGGGCATCTCCAGGCCCAGGGCCCGGCAGTCGCTGGCGGGCGCCGTGGTCGCCGAGGCCCTGCTCACCGTGTTCGGCGGTCCCGCGGTGATCTGCCCCTGGTCCACCACCCACGGGGTGTTGTTGGCGCTGATGGAGAACCCGGACGCCCTCCGGGAACGACCCGGAGGGCGGGTCAACGCCGCCTGA
- a CDS encoding class F sortase has product MFTPLNARPPELRQAAVVTAAVMLVAATAVITILTRPETDIDPTPTLPLGTENWASRTITAEKAPPARDALPASSPIRVEIPSLDVDVETVVSLDRTPAGVIEIPGHATAVGWLASEPTPGEPGASVLLGHASFAYERGSFYSLHLLRPGDTVRITRTDGTVAVFTVYRVEEVPEKYALDYALRATDEPELRLLTTSSELDPPADSTAVVVSARLTAALDKD; this is encoded by the coding sequence ATGTTCACGCCCCTGAACGCCCGACCGCCCGAACTGCGCCAGGCCGCGGTGGTGACCGCCGCCGTGATGCTCGTCGCCGCGACCGCGGTCATCACGATCCTGACCCGCCCGGAGACCGACATCGACCCGACGCCGACATTGCCCCTGGGCACGGAGAACTGGGCCTCTCGCACCATCACCGCCGAGAAGGCACCACCCGCCCGAGACGCCCTGCCCGCGTCCTCCCCGATACGGGTCGAGATTCCCTCGCTCGACGTCGATGTCGAGACGGTCGTCAGCCTCGATCGCACCCCGGCGGGAGTGATCGAAATACCCGGACACGCCACCGCCGTGGGCTGGTTGGCCTCCGAACCCACTCCCGGCGAGCCCGGCGCTTCCGTCCTTCTCGGACACGCGTCCTTCGCCTACGAACGCGGCAGCTTCTACTCCCTGCACCTGCTTCGGCCGGGAGACACCGTACGGATCACCCGCACCGACGGCACGGTCGCCGTGTTCACGGTCTACCGCGTGGAGGAGGTGCCCGAGAAGTACGCGCTGGACTACGCCCTCCGCGCCACCGACGAACCCGAACTGCGGCTGCTGACCACCTCAAGCGAGCTCGATCCCCCGGCCGACAGCACGGCGGTGGTCGTGTCGGCTCGACTCACCGCGGCGCTCGACAAGGACTGA
- a CDS encoding DUF885 domain-containing protein: MTPTTVSNLADECVDLFFDIEPLWPVVTGIDSTRTGLGDVTADAEARHKAALERLLARARALDVEGLSDADRVTREVIISQARSRLERLDSRLVEFTITDFFVGPASNLLTVLPMVGIADSAQGRAHLERLAAIPTYLEQVAERHREGIAAGRTPVAHLVRAAAEHLDRYLAAPDDDPLRRQEAPDAEFADRRQRLLADVVRPAFARYRDVLRSELLDHGRPQDRPGVCHLPDGDAVYAALARVHTTTDRDPEELHATGLDCIARLAEEYAEVGRRVFGTGDLGEIFARLRTDPALRWNSAEELLDTARAAITRAEREAPKWFGRIPPQPWVVEPVPAAEAPGAAAAYYLQPSVDGTRPGTYFANTHRVTERFRHTAEVTAFHEAIPGHHFQLSTAMNLTDLPLLRRISDVNAYTEGWGLYSERLADEMGLYSDDIARLGMLSTDSMRAGRLVVDTGLHAKGWTRQQAIDFLERNTPMAQVEIVAEVDRYIAYPGQALSYMVGRLEIQRLRSEAEQTLGERFDIRDFHDLVLGGGALPMTVLEDVVRTWVRRRKG; the protein is encoded by the coding sequence ATGACGCCCACGACCGTGAGCAACCTCGCCGATGAGTGCGTCGACCTGTTCTTCGACATCGAGCCCCTGTGGCCCGTGGTCACGGGGATCGACTCGACTCGGACGGGCTTGGGGGACGTGACGGCCGACGCGGAGGCGCGGCACAAGGCCGCGTTGGAGCGTCTTCTGGCCCGCGCGCGGGCCCTCGACGTCGAGGGGCTGTCCGACGCGGATCGGGTGACCCGTGAGGTGATCATCAGTCAGGCCCGGTCGCGTCTTGAGCGGCTCGACAGCCGGCTGGTCGAGTTCACGATCACCGACTTCTTCGTGGGCCCCGCCTCGAACCTGCTCACGGTCCTGCCCATGGTGGGGATCGCCGACTCCGCGCAGGGTCGGGCCCACCTCGAACGACTCGCGGCCATTCCGACGTACCTGGAGCAGGTGGCCGAACGCCACCGGGAGGGGATCGCCGCGGGACGCACGCCCGTCGCACACCTGGTCCGGGCCGCGGCCGAACACCTCGATCGGTATCTCGCCGCTCCGGACGACGACCCGCTTCGTCGGCAGGAAGCGCCGGACGCGGAGTTCGCCGACCGCCGCCAGCGGCTGCTGGCCGACGTGGTGCGGCCCGCGTTCGCCCGTTACCGAGACGTGCTGCGGTCGGAACTGCTGGACCACGGGAGGCCGCAGGACCGTCCGGGGGTGTGCCATCTTCCCGACGGCGATGCCGTGTACGCGGCGCTGGCGCGGGTCCACACGACGACGGATCGCGACCCCGAGGAGTTGCACGCCACCGGCCTCGACTGCATCGCCCGGCTGGCGGAGGAGTACGCGGAGGTCGGTCGGCGGGTCTTCGGCACCGGTGACCTCGGCGAGATCTTCGCGAGGTTGCGGACCGACCCGGCGCTGCGGTGGAACAGCGCCGAGGAGCTGCTCGACACCGCGCGAGCCGCCATCACTCGTGCGGAACGGGAGGCGCCGAAGTGGTTCGGCCGCATTCCACCGCAGCCGTGGGTGGTCGAACCGGTTCCGGCGGCGGAGGCTCCGGGAGCCGCTGCCGCGTACTACCTCCAGCCCTCCGTCGACGGGACACGTCCCGGCACGTACTTCGCGAACACGCACCGGGTGACCGAGCGGTTCCGGCACACGGCGGAGGTGACTGCGTTCCACGAGGCGATTCCGGGCCACCACTTCCAGCTCAGCACGGCGATGAACCTCACCGACCTGCCGTTGCTGCGGAGGATCAGCGACGTCAACGCCTACACCGAGGGCTGGGGGCTCTACTCCGAGCGGCTGGCGGACGAGATGGGGCTCTACTCCGACGACATCGCCCGGCTCGGGATGCTCAGCACGGATTCGATGCGTGCCGGTCGGCTGGTGGTCGACACCGGGCTGCACGCGAAGGGCTGGACCAGGCAGCAGGCGATCGACTTCCTCGAACGCAACACGCCCATGGCTCAGGTGGAGATCGTCGCCGAGGTCGACCGTTACATCGCCTATCCGGGACAGGCGTTGTCGTACATGGTGGGCCGATTGGAGATCCAGCGCCTCCGTTCCGAGGCGGAGCAGACGTTGGGGGAGCGGTTCGACATCCGCGACTTCCACGATCTCGTGCTCGGTGGGGGAGCCCTGCCGATGACCGTGCTGGAGGACGTCGTGCGGACGTGGGTGCGTCGCCGGAAAGGCTGA
- a CDS encoding AsnC family protein: MTWTDPVDARLLTALAEVGKMAVHELAAKVGMDPRDVAYRLVGLSAQGLPLLVGVESDPAGLRAALAAGSPQPHVQHPGTNQLAGPPSGPYPAQSTPSGPHQVHGTPSGVYHVQGTPSGPHHVQGTPSGAYQVPGTPSGSFPASGGHTAQGTPSGAYQVQGTPSGTYAVHGTPSGAHQVHGTPSGTYPGAPAPGPAPHPAPQQQAPQQQPTPLPPPDPVMSTWGPPQSALWARGDQPPTTGGAPPVPNTPKQGRPGDVLNTVGLEGEQLAVQLLEVQDPADYLFSAAGYSLEEGERAIVVHTEITNKGTIPFASLPDNYLELLTADGTAIAKAPVSLTSRPPHKIGVRPGETSGGHTVYVVNESVRITAVRWSPRPEPDERSLTWSLED, encoded by the coding sequence GTGACCTGGACCGACCCTGTCGACGCACGCCTGCTCACCGCTTTGGCGGAAGTGGGCAAGATGGCCGTACACGAGCTCGCCGCGAAAGTGGGGATGGACCCACGCGACGTCGCCTATCGCCTCGTCGGCCTGTCAGCACAGGGCCTTCCGTTGCTCGTCGGGGTGGAAAGCGACCCGGCCGGCCTGCGAGCCGCGCTCGCGGCGGGCTCTCCCCAACCTCACGTGCAGCACCCCGGCACGAACCAGCTCGCCGGACCTCCGAGCGGTCCCTATCCCGCCCAGAGCACCCCCAGCGGCCCCCACCAGGTGCACGGCACGCCCAGCGGGGTCTACCACGTGCAGGGCACGCCCAGTGGACCGCACCACGTGCAGGGCACCCCCAGCGGGGCCTACCAGGTGCCCGGCACGCCGTCGGGCTCGTTCCCCGCGAGCGGAGGACACACCGCGCAGGGCACTCCCAGTGGGGCCTATCAGGTGCAGGGCACTCCCAGCGGAACGTATGCCGTCCACGGCACGCCCAGCGGGGCTCACCAGGTGCACGGCACCCCCAGCGGAACGTATCCGGGGGCACCCGCACCCGGACCGGCACCTCACCCGGCACCGCAACAGCAGGCCCCGCAACAGCAACCGACTCCGCTACCGCCGCCGGACCCGGTCATGAGCACCTGGGGGCCGCCGCAGAGCGCCCTGTGGGCGCGGGGAGACCAACCCCCCACGACGGGCGGCGCGCCGCCCGTGCCCAACACCCCCAAGCAGGGCCGCCCCGGCGACGTGTTGAACACCGTGGGGCTGGAGGGCGAGCAGCTGGCGGTGCAGTTGCTCGAAGTCCAGGACCCGGCCGACTACCTGTTCTCGGCGGCCGGTTACTCCCTGGAGGAGGGCGAGCGCGCGATCGTCGTCCACACCGAGATCACCAACAAGGGCACGATCCCATTCGCCTCCCTGCCGGACAACTACCTCGAACTACTCACCGCCGACGGCACCGCGATCGCCAAGGCACCGGTGTCGCTCACGTCGCGACCACCCCACAAGATCGGTGTCCGGCCGGGTGAGACGAGTGGCGGCCACACGGTGTACGTCGTGAACGAGTCGGTGCGGATCACCGCCGTGCGGTGGAGCCCCCGACCGGAGCCCGACGAACGCAGCCTCACCTGGTCGCTGGAGGACTGA
- a CDS encoding RluA family pseudouridine synthase: MSSRMLPVPDGLDGMRVDAGLAKLLGLSRTVVAELAASGEVLLDGKPAGKSDRLVAGGLLEVTLPEPAAPVEVVAEPVEGLHILHEDDDIVVVDKPVGVAVHPSPGWTGPTVVGGLAAAGLRISTSGAAERQGVVHRLDAGTTGVMVVAKSEHAYSVLKRAFKERTVKKGYHALVQGHPDPTRGTIDAPIDRHPRHDYKFAVVAGGRPSVTHYEVTEAFRAASLVDVRLETGRTHQIRVHFSAMRHPCVGDLTYGADPVLARKLGLSRQWLHARTLGFAHPADGRWVEFTSEYPADLASALDILRAES, translated from the coding sequence GTGAGCAGTCGCATGTTGCCCGTGCCGGACGGGCTGGACGGGATGCGGGTCGACGCGGGGCTCGCCAAGCTGTTGGGGCTGTCGCGAACCGTCGTCGCCGAGCTCGCGGCTTCGGGCGAGGTCCTGCTCGACGGCAAGCCGGCGGGCAAGTCGGATCGGCTCGTCGCGGGCGGGTTGCTGGAGGTGACCCTGCCCGAGCCGGCCGCGCCGGTGGAGGTCGTCGCCGAACCCGTCGAGGGGCTGCACATCCTCCACGAGGACGACGACATCGTGGTGGTGGACAAGCCCGTGGGGGTCGCCGTTCACCCCAGCCCCGGCTGGACGGGGCCGACCGTGGTCGGCGGTCTGGCCGCGGCGGGACTGCGGATCTCCACCTCCGGGGCCGCCGAACGCCAGGGGGTGGTGCACCGGCTCGACGCGGGCACGACGGGCGTGATGGTGGTCGCCAAGAGCGAGCACGCGTACTCGGTGCTGAAGCGGGCGTTCAAGGAACGCACCGTGAAGAAGGGCTACCACGCGCTCGTGCAGGGGCATCCGGACCCGACCCGAGGCACGATCGACGCGCCCATCGACCGTCATCCGCGACACGACTACAAGTTCGCGGTCGTGGCGGGAGGGCGGCCGTCGGTGACGCACTACGAGGTGACCGAGGCCTTTCGCGCCGCGTCCCTGGTGGACGTCCGGTTGGAGACGGGGCGCACCCACCAGATCCGCGTCCACTTCTCCGCGATGCGTCACCCGTGTGTCGGTGACCTCACCTACGGCGCCGATCCCGTGCTCGCCCGCAAGCTCGGGCTGAGCCGGCAGTGGCTGCACGCGCGGACACTGGGCTTCGCCCACCCCGCCGACGGCCGGTGGGTCGAATTCACCAGTGAGTATCCGGCCGACCTCGCGAGCGCCCTCGACATCCTGCGCGCCGAGTCCTGA
- the lspA gene encoding signal peptidase II encodes MNTEQQPDPSDTEEPRRTAPSRRRTVGVLILVAVLAYAVDVVTKVVVTETLEGEEPVRLLGGAVYLQLLRNPYAAFGMDIGGTWLLTVIAVAVVVGIVWFARRLRSTGWAIGLGLVLAGALGNLTDRIFRAPAVFQGHVVDFISVFGPNGEFFPVFNAADSAITIGAVLIVLLTLLGRDYDGTVIPRGRRAKENEESDTEDEERPEA; translated from the coding sequence GTGAACACCGAGCAACAACCTGACCCCTCGGATACCGAGGAGCCGCGGCGGACCGCCCCGAGTCGGCGGCGCACGGTGGGGGTGCTGATCCTCGTCGCGGTGCTCGCCTACGCCGTCGACGTGGTGACCAAGGTGGTCGTCACGGAGACCCTGGAGGGTGAGGAGCCGGTCCGGCTGCTGGGGGGCGCGGTGTACCTCCAGCTGCTGCGGAACCCGTACGCGGCGTTCGGCATGGACATCGGAGGGACGTGGCTCCTCACGGTCATCGCCGTGGCCGTCGTGGTCGGTATCGTGTGGTTCGCGCGTCGTCTCCGTTCAACGGGATGGGCGATCGGGCTCGGGCTCGTGCTCGCCGGGGCGCTCGGTAACCTCACCGACCGAATCTTCCGGGCGCCCGCCGTGTTCCAGGGACACGTGGTGGACTTCATCTCGGTGTTCGGGCCGAACGGCGAGTTCTTTCCCGTGTTCAACGCGGCGGATTCGGCCATCACGATCGGCGCGGTCCTCATCGTGCTGCTCACCCTGTTGGGGCGGGACTACGACGGGACCGTGATCCCACGGGGACGGCGGGCGAAGGAGAACGAGGAGTCGGACACCGAGGACGAGGAGCGGCCGGAGGCGTGA